One region of Humidesulfovibrio mexicanus genomic DNA includes:
- a CDS encoding amphi-Trp domain-containing protein, translating into MPTDGKFEFDSVQDEKSIQAFLAALTEGFGKGRVVLRSEADEIVLSPSSLVSFSVKAKRKDGESKMTIKIGWKDAKNPAAGAERSIRVES; encoded by the coding sequence ATGCCCACAGACGGCAAGTTCGAGTTCGATTCCGTTCAGGACGAGAAAAGCATCCAGGCCTTTCTGGCCGCCCTTACCGAGGGCTTCGGCAAGGGACGCGTTGTGCTCAGGAGCGAGGCCGACGAGATCGTGCTGAGCCCCTCCAGTCTGGTGAGTTTTTCGGTGAAGGCCAAGCGCAAGGACGGCGAGAGCAAGATGACCATCAAAATCGGCTGGAAGGACGCCAAGAATCCCGCGGCCGGGGCCGAGCGCTCCATCCGCGTGGAATCCTAG
- a CDS encoding cyclase family protein: MDACPRLVDLSWPLRPGMAMFPDDPPLALAPLGAYGPDGFLSHLASLPLHSGTHVDAPGHVLPGAPMLSDLPPERFRGPGALLDLRARPSLAVTAADLAPRLAGLAGAEFVLLSTGDEERWGGADYYTAGAHLTPEAAALLAALPGLKGVGLDAGSADAADLRDLPAHRALLGAGCIIVENLRGLAQLAGKRFRFWCLPVFGADGSPVRAVAEIHGPEARP, translated from the coding sequence ATGGACGCCTGCCCCCGCCTTGTGGACCTCTCCTGGCCATTGCGGCCGGGCATGGCCATGTTTCCCGACGACCCGCCCCTGGCGCTGGCGCCCCTGGGAGCCTACGGGCCGGACGGCTTTCTGTCGCACCTGGCCAGCCTGCCCCTGCACAGCGGCACCCACGTGGACGCGCCGGGGCATGTGCTGCCGGGCGCGCCCATGCTCTCGGACCTGCCCCCGGAGCGCTTCCGCGGCCCCGGCGCGCTGCTGGACCTGCGCGCCCGGCCGAGCCTGGCCGTGACGGCGGCGGACCTGGCCCCGCGCCTGGCGGGTCTTGCCGGGGCGGAGTTCGTGCTGCTGTCCACGGGCGACGAGGAACGCTGGGGCGGGGCGGACTATTACACGGCCGGGGCGCACCTGACGCCCGAGGCCGCGGCCCTGCTGGCGGCGCTCCCCGGGCTCAAGGGCGTGGGCCTGGACGCGGGCTCCGCGGATGCGGCGGATTTGCGGGACTTGCCCGCGCACCGGGCGCTGCTGGGGGCCGGGTGCATTATTGTGGAGAACCTGCGCGGCTTGGCGCAGCTGGCCGGGAAGCGCTTCCGCTTCTGGTGCCTGCCGGTGTTCGGGGCCGATGGCTCGCCCGTGCGCGCCGTGGCCGAGATCCACGGCCCGGAGGCCCGGCCGTGA
- a CDS encoding EAL and HDOD domain-containing protein, with translation MPPPSPYETLFVARQPVLDSALNTWGYFHYYRRCVEHTYSEFTDPLLATLSVIQCLPACIETCSRPHKALIHLPPQALVTGIPRALGPECVVPVLDSFPADDPKYVEALRGLRAEGYSFALDLPRLADLANPLLGVADTVILDLRAPEGGKAALAKAAKALLASGHTLLAKRVETHEAADLARSLGMTLFAGHFFREPVTLSQRKVSSAESTRLSLLDLLCRSEPPMDKVVLAIEADASVSYRVLSMLNSPHFGLLKKVSSVRQAVLLAGWVQLSAWLRVMALGDLSPTTKARELLHLSAQRAKFLELLGLAANWGEKAESLFLLGLFSLLPTMLETAMPQVLEAISLDDQLRAALLGEPGPYSGWLDLAQAIEDTRWEDMGRLALDLGLPTGSVSSAYNASFQWADTLLLAIPDRNGA, from the coding sequence ATGCCCCCTCCCTCGCCTTACGAAACACTTTTCGTCGCCCGGCAGCCCGTGCTCGATTCGGCCCTCAACACCTGGGGGTATTTCCACTATTACCGCCGGTGCGTGGAGCATACCTACTCCGAGTTCACCGACCCGCTGCTGGCGACCCTGTCGGTCATCCAGTGCCTGCCCGCCTGCATCGAAACCTGCTCCAGACCGCACAAGGCCCTCATCCATCTGCCTCCTCAGGCGCTTGTCACCGGCATCCCCAGGGCCTTGGGCCCGGAGTGCGTGGTGCCCGTTCTGGACTCCTTCCCGGCAGACGACCCCAAATATGTCGAGGCGTTGCGCGGGCTGCGGGCGGAAGGCTACTCCTTCGCGCTGGACCTGCCCCGGCTCGCCGACCTGGCGAACCCCCTGCTGGGGGTGGCCGATACCGTGATTCTGGACCTTCGGGCCCCGGAGGGCGGCAAGGCGGCCTTGGCCAAAGCGGCCAAGGCGCTGCTGGCAAGCGGGCACACCCTGCTGGCCAAGCGCGTGGAGACCCATGAGGCGGCTGATTTGGCCAGGAGCCTGGGCATGACCCTTTTCGCGGGGCACTTCTTCCGCGAGCCGGTGACCCTGTCCCAGCGCAAGGTCTCCTCGGCGGAGAGCACCCGCTTGTCCCTGCTGGACCTGCTCTGCCGGAGCGAACCGCCCATGGACAAGGTGGTCTTGGCCATAGAGGCCGACGCCTCGGTTTCCTATCGGGTGCTGTCCATGCTCAATTCCCCGCACTTCGGGCTGCTCAAGAAGGTGTCTTCCGTGCGCCAGGCCGTGCTGCTGGCGGGCTGGGTGCAGCTGTCCGCCTGGCTGCGGGTCATGGCCCTTGGCGATCTTTCGCCAACCACCAAGGCGCGTGAGCTGCTGCACCTTTCGGCCCAGCGGGCGAAGTTTCTGGAGCTTCTGGGCCTGGCCGCCAACTGGGGCGAAAAGGCCGAGAGCCTGTTTTTGCTGGGCCTGTTCTCCCTGTTGCCCACCATGCTCGAAACCGCCATGCCCCAGGTTCTGGAGGCCATCTCCCTGGACGACCAGTTGCGCGCCGCCCTGCTGGGCGAGCCCGGCCCCTATTCCGGCTGGCTGGACCTGGCCCAGGCCATAGAGGACACGCGCTGGGAGGACATGGGGCGGCTGGCCCTGGACCTGGGCCTGCCCACAGGGTCGGTGTCCTCGGCCTACAACGCCTCGTTCCAGTGGGCGGACACCCTGCTGCTGGCCATCCCCGACCGGAACGGGGCCTGA
- a CDS encoding GAK system ATP-grasp enzyme yields MTAHTNHSAPRLAVVGVRGGWSSDLLARRAAEATGCQPLVIELERLSLDLGTGRALYEGLDLSRCGGLLLKKLGPEYSPGLLDRLEMLRFLEGRGVRMFSRPGAVAGLLDRLACTTTMVLGGVPMPPTTVTEDLDAAQAAVEAYGEAVLKPLYSTKARGMMVLRPGPGLRAALEGYLRAQGFFYIQKTVVLGERDLGVVFLGGQYLTTYSRRRQPGAWNTTTASGGRYEPFDPPREVVDLAWRAQNLFGLDFTCVDVALTDNGPQVFEVSAFGGFRGILEARGLDAAQLYAEYAAGRIDA; encoded by the coding sequence ATGACGGCACATACGAACCATTCCGCCCCCCGGCTGGCCGTGGTGGGCGTGCGCGGGGGCTGGTCCTCCGATCTGCTGGCCCGGCGCGCGGCCGAGGCCACGGGCTGCCAGCCGCTGGTCATCGAGCTGGAGCGCCTGAGCCTGGACCTTGGGACCGGCCGCGCCCTGTACGAGGGCCTGGACCTCTCCCGCTGCGGCGGGCTCCTGCTCAAGAAACTGGGGCCGGAGTATTCGCCCGGCCTGCTGGACCGGCTGGAGATGCTGCGCTTTCTGGAAGGGCGCGGGGTGCGCATGTTCTCGCGCCCCGGAGCTGTGGCGGGCCTGCTGGACCGGCTGGCCTGCACCACCACCATGGTCCTGGGCGGGGTGCCCATGCCGCCCACCACCGTCACCGAGGACCTGGACGCGGCCCAGGCCGCGGTGGAGGCCTACGGCGAGGCCGTGCTTAAGCCGCTGTACTCCACCAAGGCCCGCGGCATGATGGTGCTGCGGCCCGGGCCCGGCCTGCGCGCGGCGCTGGAGGGCTATCTTCGCGCGCAGGGCTTCTTCTACATCCAAAAGACTGTTGTCCTGGGCGAGCGCGACCTGGGCGTGGTGTTTCTGGGCGGGCAGTACCTGACCACCTATTCCCGCCGCCGCCAGCCCGGCGCGTGGAACACCACCACGGCCTCGGGCGGGCGCTACGAGCCTTTCGACCCCCCGCGGGAGGTCGTCGACCTGGCCTGGAGGGCGCAGAACCTTTTCGGCCTGGACTTCACCTGCGTGGACGTGGCCCTGACCGACAACGGCCCGCAGGTGTTCGAGGTGTCGGCCTTCGGGGGCTTCCGGGGCATTCTGGAGGCCAGGGGCCTGGACGCCGCACAATTGTACGCGGAGTACGCCGCGGGGAGGATCGACGCATGA
- a CDS encoding GAK system XXXCH domain-containing protein, giving the protein MARDDTKIEIILQAEETTVLLRALADGFRHAVQPDALKVIAPHLAACSKLELSVKQLGGMAELKLKAKGVPRPGEEEGQGDSYKAIKKRMKTSFKFLQHSLDALTLPPAEVVDAFLKDSLAMCAHPDRGSADYGPYLQVLNGFKAACDNRDRAAAAQALEELNASKKACHAVAK; this is encoded by the coding sequence ATGGCACGCGACGACACCAAGATCGAGATCATTCTCCAGGCCGAGGAGACCACGGTTCTGCTCAGGGCATTGGCCGACGGCTTCCGTCACGCGGTCCAGCCCGACGCCTTGAAGGTCATCGCCCCGCATCTTGCGGCCTGCTCCAAGCTGGAGCTCTCCGTCAAGCAGCTGGGCGGCATGGCCGAACTCAAGCTCAAGGCCAAGGGCGTGCCCCGCCCCGGCGAGGAAGAGGGACAGGGCGACAGCTACAAAGCCATCAAGAAGCGCATGAAGACCAGCTTCAAGTTCCTCCAGCACAGCCTGGACGCCCTCACCCTGCCTCCGGCCGAGGTGGTGGACGCCTTCCTCAAGGACTCCCTGGCCATGTGCGCCCACCCGGATCGGGGAAGCGCCGACTACGGGCCGTACCTCCAGGTTTTGAACGGCTTCAAGGCCGCCTGCGACAACAGGGACCGCGCCGCCGCCGCCCAGGCCCTGGAGGAGCTGAACGCCTCCAAGAAGGCCTGCCACGCGGTGGCCAAATAA
- a CDS encoding DMT family transporter, protein MSAARPGLAVYAKLVGSMALWGATWVSGRYVAQVLSPFAAAFLRFLFASTFLYLLLCRATAQLGGQAGQAHGGTPPDASRTRWPRPPRALLPGLAFLGFTGVFLYNALFFSGLARIPAGRAAMIVACVPSAVALYSGLVLRSPTGLVKGLGIALSLAGVSVILSEGNPLSLFTHGADPGDLLILGCVAAWAAYTIAGGRVMRRATPLAAVTWSCVLGCAMLLPAALATGLAGQVLAADWIIWANMAFLGVGATGLAFTWYYDGILALGAARASVFINLVPVFATALGCALLGEGVGLPLVAGGLMVLGGVALANRTAASGQSGQGRNDGKRTDGVRSGADQGRP, encoded by the coding sequence GTGAGCGCCGCGCGGCCGGGGCTGGCCGTCTACGCCAAGCTTGTGGGCTCCATGGCCCTGTGGGGGGCCACCTGGGTCTCGGGCCGCTACGTGGCGCAGGTGCTTTCGCCCTTTGCGGCGGCCTTCCTGCGTTTCCTGTTCGCCTCGACGTTCCTGTACCTGCTGCTGTGCCGGGCCACGGCCCAGCTGGGCGGCCAGGCGGGCCAAGCGCATGGGGGAACACCCCCGGATGCGTCGCGCACGCGCTGGCCCCGGCCCCCGCGCGCGCTGCTGCCGGGGCTGGCCTTCCTGGGCTTCACGGGCGTATTCCTGTACAACGCGCTGTTCTTCTCCGGCCTGGCGCGCATCCCGGCCGGGCGCGCGGCCATGATCGTGGCCTGCGTGCCCTCGGCCGTGGCGCTGTATTCCGGGCTGGTGCTGCGCTCGCCCACCGGGCTGGTCAAGGGGCTGGGCATCGCGCTCTCCCTGGCAGGGGTGTCGGTAATCCTGTCCGAGGGGAACCCGCTGTCCCTGTTCACCCACGGTGCCGACCCCGGCGACCTGCTGATCCTGGGCTGCGTGGCGGCCTGGGCGGCCTACACCATCGCAGGCGGACGCGTCATGCGCCGCGCCACGCCGCTTGCCGCGGTCACCTGGTCCTGCGTGCTGGGTTGCGCCATGCTGCTGCCCGCCGCGCTGGCCACGGGCCTGGCCGGGCAGGTTCTGGCGGCGGACTGGATCATCTGGGCCAACATGGCTTTTCTCGGCGTGGGGGCCACGGGCCTGGCCTTCACCTGGTACTACGACGGCATCCTGGCCCTTGGCGCGGCGCGGGCCAGCGTGTTCATCAACCTGGTGCCGGTGTTCGCCACGGCCCTGGGCTGCGCGCTTCTGGGCGAGGGCGTGGGCCTGCCGCTGGTGGCGGGCGGGCTGATGGTGCTTGGCGGCGTGGCCCTGGCCAACCGCACGGCGGCCAGCGGACAATCCGGCCAAGGGCGGAACGACGGCAAACGCACAGACGGCGTCCGCAGCGGCGCGGACCAGGGCCGCCCCTAG
- a CDS encoding coiled-coil domain-containing protein, translating to MPDTPAPDSPSLAGLAAANGPWLADRLLRLASQADLNLDREVAQAAVDGASRVLAGILAAEGRAALRPDENADPAFALGREQGQAHRQAGFDLSASLKTQRLLRRAYDDLVRESWVEKDTRSRAHEDVERFFERALAGLVAAWTGHAQAQRPAPGLTERLALREDQLRRAMDAAKRLTTALRESRQRAEVLAAGLELARGQAAELQERLAAREAACEREAAQAEAEHGAVKARVAELQVALAARGRDREEYAAEVRALRERLDLAQAEAQAAQADADRHAEALRAAERRARELSIQAEAGGRSLKEQEALLARLRSERAALADEAEAMRARLAETGSRLAAVRAAEGEEALNRIAGVTAELEREKERTGSLSTELEAVRGRAQTLEDAARTANARLDDVRRKRDALQERLAEAEARCAELDRARSGALEQAEQGAALRADLERDMERLLDEVEAATRGELGQSLAAFIRLPQELLDDPATPPGQAAKLADIRDSGYRLVNTVNLAVDVFRMERGRYRPPAGRGMDLAAVLRRAAKNLASQAAAAGVEVAVQVDGAPLAQEAAVPAPGDPLLARALVERLLCDALHGCASGAALRAAIVRMERGAALEVSRPGVLPPQEAQDYFAKPRPDDADFALRRARHVSRLLAQALGGSLDLRQEDGRVVLAFSLPMEDAGPESGPGS from the coding sequence ATGCCCGACACCCCCGCACCAGACTCTCCGAGCCTGGCCGGGTTGGCTGCGGCCAATGGACCCTGGCTTGCGGACCGTCTGTTGCGCCTGGCCTCCCAGGCGGACCTGAACCTTGACCGCGAAGTGGCCCAGGCCGCCGTTGACGGGGCTTCGCGCGTTCTGGCCGGGATTCTTGCCGCCGAGGGCCGTGCCGCACTGCGCCCGGACGAGAACGCCGACCCGGCCTTCGCCCTTGGCCGCGAACAGGGGCAGGCGCACCGGCAGGCCGGGTTCGACCTGTCCGCATCGCTGAAGACGCAGCGGCTATTGCGCCGCGCCTACGACGACCTTGTGCGCGAGTCCTGGGTGGAGAAGGATACCCGCTCGCGCGCGCATGAGGACGTGGAGCGGTTTTTCGAGCGCGCCCTGGCCGGCTTGGTGGCCGCCTGGACGGGCCATGCCCAGGCGCAGCGCCCCGCGCCCGGCCTCACCGAGCGCCTGGCCCTGCGCGAGGACCAGCTGCGCCGCGCCATGGACGCGGCCAAAAGGCTCACCACGGCCCTGCGCGAGTCGCGTCAGCGCGCGGAGGTCCTTGCCGCCGGTCTGGAGCTGGCGCGCGGGCAGGCGGCGGAGCTGCAGGAACGTCTTGCGGCCCGCGAGGCGGCCTGCGAGCGGGAGGCCGCCCAGGCCGAGGCCGAGCACGGCGCCGTGAAGGCGCGGGTGGCGGAGCTGCAGGTGGCCCTTGCCGCGCGGGGCCGGGACAGGGAGGAATATGCCGCGGAGGTTCGCGCCCTGCGTGAGCGGCTCGATTTGGCGCAGGCCGAGGCGCAGGCCGCCCAGGCCGACGCCGACCGCCACGCCGAGGCGCTGCGCGCGGCGGAGCGTCGTGCCCGGGAACTGAGCATCCAGGCCGAGGCCGGGGGGCGCAGCCTCAAGGAGCAGGAGGCTCTGCTCGCGCGGCTGCGTTCCGAGCGCGCCGCCCTGGCCGACGAGGCCGAGGCCATGCGCGCCCGCCTGGCCGAGACCGGGTCGCGGCTGGCCGCCGTGCGCGCCGCCGAGGGCGAGGAGGCGTTGAACCGGATTGCGGGCGTCACCGCCGAGCTTGAGCGGGAGAAGGAGCGCACCGGCTCGCTTTCCACCGAGCTTGAGGCTGTGCGTGGCCGCGCACAGACCCTGGAGGACGCGGCGCGCACCGCGAACGCGCGGCTTGATGATGTGCGTCGGAAACGGGATGCGCTCCAAGAGCGCCTGGCCGAGGCCGAGGCGCGCTGCGCGGAGCTGGACAGGGCCCGGTCCGGGGCGCTGGAGCAAGCGGAGCAGGGGGCGGCTCTGCGCGCGGACCTGGAGCGGGACATGGAGCGCCTGCTGGACGAGGTCGAGGCCGCCACGCGCGGGGAGCTGGGCCAGTCCCTGGCCGCCTTCATCCGCCTGCCGCAGGAGCTGCTGGACGACCCGGCCACGCCGCCCGGCCAGGCCGCCAAGCTCGCCGACATCCGGGATTCCGGCTACCGGCTGGTGAACACGGTGAATCTGGCCGTGGACGTGTTCCGCATGGAGCGCGGGCGGTACCGCCCGCCCGCGGGACGCGGCATGGACCTGGCCGCGGTCCTGCGGCGCGCCGCAAAGAACCTGGCCTCACAGGCCGCCGCCGCCGGGGTCGAGGTGGCCGTGCAGGTGGACGGCGCGCCCCTGGCGCAGGAAGCGGCCGTGCCTGCGCCGGGCGATCCCTTGCTGGCCCGCGCCCTGGTGGAACGGCTGCTGTGCGATGCGCTGCACGGCTGCGCATCGGGCGCTGCGCTGCGGGCCGCCATCGTCCGCATGGAGCGCGGGGCGGCGCTTGAGGTGTCGCGGCCGGGCGTTCTGCCCCCGCAGGAGGCGCAGGACTATTTCGCCAAGCCCCGGCCCGATGATGCGGACTTCGCCCTGCGCCGCGCTCGGCACGTGTCGCGGCTGTTGGCTCAGGCCCTAGGCGGCTCCCTTGACCTGCGCCAGGAAGACGGACGCGTGGTCCTGGCGTTTTCCCTGCCCATGGAGGACGCGGGGCCGGAGTCCGGTCCGGGGAGCTAG
- a CDS encoding PhoU domain-containing protein has translation MMTFEGLEENFTFMVAEVERQVRATLAFLDAPSHSLYDHIVGRDDYIDNLKTVIENKCYGRFHDDAAGRGPDKARANRVRAIQVMCVNLERVADFCVNIVQQTNYLTDHGFLHTYAYREMFAEIEGCLSRVLPAFQQADISGALSVCRSEYGLDRLYKVGFDRIMGELRTGKNVQNLITVLFIFRYLERIGDALLNVGEALIFSILGERIKIEQFEALQQTLTKTGFPGGLSGVDFKAIWGTRSGCRIGRVDSRPELAEGDTGGPGVDPLGSIYKEGARAKIVAEKAGLELWAKTYPGLVAAVYGYHEEGDKASLLVEFLPGCNMDEVLLTSGEDVLQNALFILTQTVQDIWETSRSRREVPAAFMAQLNARLDSVLQIHPGFTRPDADICGCAAPGTRALMEACAEAEKELFAPFSVLIHGDFNVNNLVYNHQTQRLHYLDVHRSRPGDYVQDASVFLVSNYRMPVFEPPLRERIHWIMAEFLAFARAFAKESGDAAFEARMALALARSLFTSTRFELNPAFSRGMCQRAHYLMERVAEHRGRPWEDFVLPEAVLFS, from the coding sequence ATGATGACCTTCGAGGGGCTTGAGGAGAACTTCACCTTCATGGTGGCCGAGGTGGAGCGGCAAGTGCGCGCCACCCTGGCCTTCCTCGACGCGCCCAGCCACAGCCTCTACGACCATATCGTGGGCCGCGACGACTACATCGACAACCTCAAGACCGTCATCGAGAACAAGTGCTACGGCCGGTTTCATGATGACGCGGCCGGGCGCGGGCCGGACAAGGCCAGGGCCAACCGCGTGCGCGCCATCCAGGTGATGTGCGTGAACCTGGAGCGCGTGGCCGACTTCTGCGTGAACATCGTGCAGCAGACCAACTACCTTACCGACCACGGCTTTCTGCACACCTACGCCTACCGCGAGATGTTCGCCGAGATCGAGGGCTGCCTGTCGCGGGTGCTGCCCGCCTTCCAGCAGGCCGACATCTCCGGCGCGCTCTCCGTGTGCCGTTCGGAGTACGGACTGGACCGGCTCTACAAGGTGGGCTTCGACCGCATCATGGGCGAACTGCGCACGGGCAAGAACGTGCAGAACCTCATCACCGTGCTGTTCATCTTCCGCTACCTGGAGCGCATCGGCGACGCGCTTCTGAACGTGGGCGAGGCGCTCATTTTCTCCATCCTGGGCGAGCGCATCAAGATCGAGCAGTTCGAGGCCCTGCAGCAGACCCTGACCAAGACCGGCTTTCCCGGCGGGCTTTCGGGCGTGGACTTCAAGGCCATCTGGGGCACGCGCAGCGGCTGCCGCATCGGCCGGGTGGATTCGCGCCCGGAGCTGGCCGAGGGCGACACCGGCGGCCCCGGCGTGGACCCGCTGGGCAGCATCTACAAGGAGGGCGCCAGGGCCAAGATCGTGGCCGAAAAGGCCGGGTTGGAGCTTTGGGCCAAGACCTATCCCGGCCTGGTGGCGGCGGTCTACGGGTATCACGAGGAAGGGGACAAGGCCTCGCTCCTGGTGGAGTTTCTGCCCGGCTGCAACATGGACGAGGTGCTGCTCACCTCCGGCGAGGATGTGCTGCAGAACGCCCTGTTCATTCTGACCCAGACCGTGCAGGACATCTGGGAGACCAGCAGGAGCCGCCGGGAGGTTCCGGCGGCCTTCATGGCCCAGCTCAACGCGCGTCTGGATTCCGTGCTGCAGATCCACCCCGGCTTTACCCGGCCGGATGCGGACATCTGCGGCTGCGCCGCGCCCGGCACCCGCGCCCTCATGGAGGCCTGCGCCGAAGCCGAGAAGGAGCTCTTCGCGCCCTTCTCAGTGCTCATCCACGGCGATTTCAACGTGAACAACCTGGTCTACAACCACCAGACCCAGCGCCTGCACTACCTGGACGTGCACCGTTCGCGCCCGGGCGATTATGTGCAGGACGCAAGCGTGTTCCTGGTGTCCAACTACCGGATGCCCGTGTTCGAGCCGCCCCTGCGCGAGCGCATCCACTGGATCATGGCCGAGTTCCTGGCCTTCGCCAGGGCCTTCGCCAAGGAATCGGGCGACGCCGCCTTTGAGGCGCGCATGGCCCTTGCCCTGGCGCGCTCGCTGTTCACCTCCACGCGTTTTGAACTCAACCCGGCCTTCTCCCGCGGCATGTGCCAGCGGGCGCACTACCTCATGGAGCGCGTGGCCGAACACCGGGGCCGCCCCTGGGAGGACTTCGTCCTGCCCGAGGCCGTGCTCTTCAGCTGA
- a CDS encoding HprK-related kinase B encodes MSRHTYVMSALAEMLGGGAPAPHSLFLDLGDCRMEVRSNSAALLQALDAYFGGFVAAPGPAQVAVTALEGPAPNVPLELAVKEPDPGKTKVKEEFADLPGGRLVRKALTGMVFLFGKELNLAMGPCLANANQVVNFINNRYIEHKLRQGCLLGHAAAVAHLMADPAGGRLRGLALCGFSGAGKSTLAMHVMSRGALFVSNDRLLVQPGQAPGHGNGRPAAQGAAGLRMFGIPKLPRINPGTALNNPHLAAVVPEEDRERFSDLPADELWELEHKYDVFLDACFGEGRFVLQAPMDGLVVLNWRRGGGETSIRFVDAAERPDLLPAFMKAAGLFALPMNGDAAWRDPDQSAYAELLSRCDLVEVSGGVDFGRAADFCIEYLVHG; translated from the coding sequence ATGAGCAGGCACACGTATGTCATGAGCGCCCTGGCCGAGATGCTGGGCGGCGGCGCGCCGGCCCCGCACTCGCTCTTTCTGGATCTGGGCGACTGCCGCATGGAGGTGCGCTCCAACTCCGCTGCGCTGCTTCAGGCGCTGGACGCCTACTTCGGCGGCTTTGTGGCCGCGCCCGGCCCGGCGCAGGTGGCCGTCACCGCGCTGGAAGGACCGGCCCCCAACGTTCCCCTGGAGCTGGCGGTGAAGGAGCCCGACCCCGGCAAGACCAAGGTGAAGGAGGAGTTCGCCGACCTGCCCGGCGGGCGGCTGGTGCGCAAGGCCCTCACCGGCATGGTGTTCCTCTTCGGCAAGGAGTTGAATCTGGCCATGGGCCCCTGCCTTGCGAACGCCAACCAGGTGGTGAACTTCATCAACAACCGCTACATCGAGCACAAATTGCGCCAGGGCTGCCTGCTCGGACACGCGGCGGCCGTGGCCCACCTCATGGCCGACCCCGCCGGGGGGCGCCTGCGGGGACTGGCCCTGTGCGGCTTTTCCGGCGCGGGCAAAAGCACCCTGGCTATGCATGTCATGAGCCGGGGCGCGCTGTTCGTCAGCAATGACCGCTTGCTGGTGCAGCCCGGCCAGGCCCCCGGCCATGGAAACGGCCGCCCGGCGGCGCAGGGGGCGGCCGGACTGCGCATGTTCGGCATCCCCAAGCTGCCGCGCATCAACCCCGGCACCGCCCTGAACAACCCGCACCTGGCCGCCGTTGTGCCGGAAGAAGACCGCGAGCGTTTTTCCGACCTCCCGGCCGACGAGTTGTGGGAGCTGGAGCACAAGTACGACGTGTTCCTGGACGCCTGCTTCGGGGAGGGGCGCTTCGTGCTCCAGGCCCCCATGGACGGGCTGGTGGTGCTCAACTGGCGGCGCGGCGGCGGCGAGACCTCCATCCGCTTCGTCGATGCGGCCGAGCGGCCGGACCTGCTGCCCGCGTTCATGAAGGCCGCCGGGCTGTTCGCCCTGCCGATGAACGGCGACGCGGCCTGGCGCGACCCGGACCAGTCGGCCTATGCGGAGCTGCTGTCCCGCTGCGACCTTGTCGAGGTCTCCGGGGGCGTGGATTTCGGCCGCGCGGCGGACTTCTGCATCGAATACCTTGTGCACGGCTAG
- a CDS encoding GGDEF domain-containing protein, with protein sequence MNVKELLEEGAGPELVSRLFHIERYAWMSLSYDMAVALDMDGCILAANAVWQRATGLWPEALRGQYLLEFMDFDERERVLAAFQSLITSDAASTTLDFRFRCEAGRFKRFNWNVLFFPDTEIFYCIVKDLSNVHDLQHAAYHDTLTGLPNRLFLTDALPRLFEGALQRRHELGLFFIDLDGFKAVNDTLGHQAGDILLQTVAERLRHCAALPENCVRLGGDEFVLLETWPCQNARPELLAQRVLSAVSLPVCIDGREVRVGASIGVALAPAAATSPSELMDLADKAMYSAKRGGKNRFTIAAGEDGAACRMELETSGANR encoded by the coding sequence ATGAATGTAAAGGAACTGCTGGAGGAAGGGGCCGGTCCCGAACTCGTCTCCCGGCTCTTCCACATCGAGCGCTACGCCTGGATGTCCCTGTCCTACGACATGGCCGTGGCCCTGGACATGGACGGCTGCATTCTGGCGGCCAACGCGGTCTGGCAGCGCGCCACCGGCCTTTGGCCAGAGGCCCTGCGCGGCCAGTATCTGCTTGAATTCATGGACTTTGACGAACGGGAGCGCGTTCTGGCCGCCTTCCAGAGCCTCATCACCAGCGATGCGGCCAGCACCACCCTGGACTTCCGCTTCCGCTGCGAAGCCGGACGCTTCAAACGCTTCAACTGGAACGTGCTCTTCTTCCCGGACACGGAAATCTTCTATTGCATCGTCAAAGACTTGAGCAACGTCCATGACCTGCAGCACGCGGCCTACCACGACACCCTCACCGGGCTGCCCAACCGGCTTTTCCTCACCGACGCCCTGCCCAGACTGTTTGAAGGCGCCCTGCAACGCCGCCACGAGCTGGGGCTTTTCTTCATCGACCTGGACGGCTTCAAGGCCGTGAACGACACCTTGGGGCACCAGGCCGGAGACATCCTGCTCCAGACCGTGGCCGAACGCCTGCGCCACTGCGCGGCGCTGCCGGAAAACTGCGTGCGCCTGGGCGGCGACGAGTTCGTGCTGCTGGAAACCTGGCCCTGCCAGAACGCCCGCCCGGAGCTGCTGGCCCAGCGCGTGCTGAGCGCCGTGAGCCTGCCCGTGTGCATCGACGGCCGCGAGGTGCGCGTGGGCGCGTCCATCGGCGTGGCCCTGGCCCCGGCTGCCGCAACCAGCCCCTCGGAGCTCATGGACCTGGCCGACAAGGCCATGTACAGCGCCAAGCGCGGCGGCAAGAACCGCTTCACGATCGCCGCCGGGGAGGACGGGGCGGCCTGCCGCATGGAGCTTGAAACCTCCGGCGCGAACAGGTAG